The genomic DNA CATTAACGTCACGATCAATATGCGGAATTCCATATTCTTCGttaaaacatttgtttttttttttacctcgcaataatttgttttatcCCATCCTCTGGACACAAGTACACCCCGATCGGTTCAATCGATGCAAAAACACAACAGATCTAAGGTCCCCTCACGGTGGGCGCTGTTCTGTTAAGTCGCAGCTGTTTTGAACAGGAGCCCGAAATGTTTGCGCAACGTGGTTCCTTGCGTGATTTATACTTACGTATGCAAAACTAGGCCATCGCAAAGAACACGCTGATCGAGAGCTTTGACAATcgacaaatttaaacaaaatttaattttttttgatgATGAGATGCGGTTTCTTCGGATTAGTTACATTAGAAAAGATTAGTTACATGTCTTCTTGTCACCCATAATCTTTAGGGAGAGCATACAagaaattttataattatttatagctTACAAACATCATAAATTAATTCTCAAACAATAACACCAGAACGATATCCGGGATACGAGGATCAAATTAAAGTTTAATCTCTGCACCATTCCAGTTCCTTAACCGTGATAAGCCACTGTCGGAAGCTGCCATGAATGAGTTAAATGGGGGACAACACTATTGGGGCACTAAAAAAAGTGATTTGGAACCCCTCGGTACAGAAATAGAACCATTCAGGACAGTGGAAAAGCAAATAGCGTccgcaaaacacaaacagtgTCTCCAATTCCGGCCATGCGAGGTGCAGTATCTCTACCGGACGAGACACGGCTAGACAAGATACTCCAGGCTAGTCCGATCCGGCTAGTCACCCAATATAGGCTACCGCCAGAAATAGCTTCCGTTGGGTAAACCACCAACGAAAGGTCTGTTTGCTTTGCTGGATGTACATTGTCTTATCTGTGGTGTTGTTGGGTAGCGAAATTTCGTCATTTTCATATGACATCTCACACGATTAGCATGGCCCAGCGTGATGCTGATAACATACCAAACAACCACCTACGAGGGGTAGAAACAATGCACGGTAGGAAAGTTTCTTGATGGGATAACGAAAGACGTTCTACAATATCTTCAATATGTGAACAATTTCCCCCATATCGCGATAGGACCGACGTTTGACACCGTGTGAACGGTTGAAATCTGAGGAGCATTTGGTGCATTTTGTGCGTCAAAATAAGAGCACTTTACCTTGACTTTAATTTTTGAGCCAGAAATCAGATAGTTGTCCACACTCTCAGGTTGAGCGTTTTTTCATTATGCAGCAGCATCTCGCGCGTGTATTGATTTGGAGCAATCAACGTCATACGGACGAGGAGTTGTGATAAGAAAGACCCTCACCACTGATTAGATGAAGCGATCCGTCCAACGCCTGTGCTGCTCAATATACCGATCGTACGGTGCTGTTTATTTAACCCTAAAGTACCGTCTGCGCGGTAATGCAAATCCACAAAGCCGTATGCTGCTTTCACTTCAATACTCACGTGAGACCTTTACAGGTAGGATTAAAATTGCTACCAACCCAGCAGGGCTCCAGTTTCGCGCGAAGGCCAACTGAACTGCGCGCTCCTCAGGAAACTTGTTTCCCAAAACGCAAAAATGGTCGACTCTTGCCGACCCGTACACCTCCCCCGGTCTGGTGGTCCGTTCTGGGGCGAAGGTGCCATTCAACGGTCACAGACATGTTTTCGGTTCCTGCCCTTCTTGTGCCAAATATTTCTGCCTACTCACGCTCTTGTGCCTGTGTACAGTTGGGTACAGGCCACCAAATACCACAGCAAGATCGAGAACAGGCCAACAAAATATTCGATGCTTCGGTTAGGTCAATAATTTGAAGCCACTACAGTGGTGATGTGAGGACGTTGTACTCCCAGTTTCCGGTCAACAACTGAACGTGTGACTAAAGCAAAATACAACTCTTTCGCCCGCTGATTACATTCCCACTTTCCACCTTGCGAAATGGCTCATATATTATATCTAAGTCTTACGGTAACAAACGTGGACAGGGCCATGGGTGAAACGTATTTTGTTTGTCTACCGATAGCCATCCCTTTACCCAATTGGTGATAGTACTCACCAGCGGTCTCTAATCTCTTCTCTCGATCCAGCCTCAGGGGGACCTAGAAATAGATAAGTCGGAACGCAGCTTCCAGTCACCAGCAAGCGCCAGAGCCTGATGTGAAGCAGCCAACCTTCACCGGGGACACTACCGCGAGGACCGTTACGATCGGGTTCAAGTTCTCGGCAAGATAGATCTTCACCCCCTCCCCTGGTGCTTCTGCTACCCTCGCGTGTTCGCACTGTGTGGCGCAAACCTGTCGTAGAGTAGCCGCGCGTGGTTTCGATCGAGCCCGCGCCAGTCTTGCTAGTGCCGTCTGGTCGGAAGGAAGGTGTTGCTTCGCGCACTATCAGCGTACGAAAATGAAGCTCGATTCGGAAGGGCATGAGAGTGGTATTGTCAATCCTACCTTCTACCAGGAGCTGAACGAAGAACAAACGAGCTCGGAAACGGTGGCGGCACGTGATGGCGCACTGCCGCCGATCGCTACCGTGTCCCATCCGAtgtaccagcagcaccagctaaACGATGCGTATCAATATCGGAAACCGAAACGGGCACTGCATCGGGAGCTGGTGGCCAGCGTACGGCGGATGGATGCAAAGACGTGCTGCAGTACCGTCTTTCCGCTGACAACCTGGTTGCCGGAGTACTCGTGGAGCAAGGATTTGGTGCGCGACTTGATTAGTGGGTGTACGGTGGCTGTGATGCACATACCGCAGGGTATCGGATACGCGCTGTTGGCCAACGTGCCACCGATCGTCGGCATCTATATGGCGTTCTTTCCGGTGCtggtgtattttttgttcggtACCTCACGCCACAATTCGATGGGTAAGTCTGTCGtcggaaggaaaggaaagagTGAGATTGGTGGTGGTAAATCAGTGTGCAATACTATATGAATTCTTTTATGTAAAGTGATTTAAAAGTGTATTAAGGTGTAGTTGTTGTAGTGAATGTCAGCTCAAATAATGAAAGTCGAATAACGTTACTCTAAGATAGTTTCGGTATCCTATTGGTAGTGGCGGccgttattaaatttaaatccgAACCGGACCTCGTGTAATTGAATTAATGGAACAAGGTCTTTTAGAACTAGATTTCTTGAGGtggtagtgccaaagaaaaatggacaaatatttgaataaataCTTCAAGCTACGATAACCCTATCCTAACGATTCCAATTTCAGGAACGTTTGCCGTAGTTTCTATTATGGTCGGTAAAACCGTACTCGCTTACACCGGCACCAGCGAACCGGGAGAACCACCACGCACCGCGCTGGACGTGGCAACGGCCGTTTGCTTCGTCGTAGGCATAATGCAGCTCATCATGTGCGTCTGCCGGCTCGGCGTTATATCCTTCCTGCTGTCCGACACGCTCGTTTCCGGTTTTACTACCGGGGCAGCAATTCACGTGGTGACGTCCCAGATCAAGGACCTGCTAGGACTCACGCTACCGTCCGTGGGCAGTATGTTCGAAATTATTAAGGTACGTGAGTGCGGCAAACCTGTGCGAATGTTCTGGACAGATAAACTTGGCCTCGTTTTGGTGTACAGCAAATCTCGCTTACCTTCAAACGCTTGCAAAACCTAATGATGTTTACCGTACGTACTATTCTCATCCGCAGACGTACATCGAAATCTTCAAGCAAATTGTGAACGTTAACTGGGCGGCAATCATCATCTcggccatcaccatcatcgtgcTGGTGTTTAACAACGAGATCCTGAAGGTAAGGCGAAGGAGGTGATCCACGTGACGATTGGTTCTCCTCACCGGTTCATAGTAATGTTGTTATTGTATCTTCTTGCGAATTTAATTAACGAACCGTTTTACACAACACTGTGTGCCTGTTGGTTCCGGTTCCAGCCGAAGGTCGCCAAGCGCAGTGTCATTCCGATACCGATCGAGCTGATTACGGTCATTGCCGGCACATTGCTGTCACGGTACCTTCATTTTCAAGAGAAGTACAGCATCAAAACCATCGGAACCATCCCGACAGGATTACCCGGTAAGTGTCTATGGGAGAATTATGAACGTTACAAAGTTAGTTCTGTTTATCGAAATCCGCATTGTTGATGCTGACGATGGATTTAATGATAACCGTTACTAGTTGAAAGCTGCCGTCACCATGAACTCTGTGGTGGCCCTGAAAATGAATAGATGAAATTATTCTACCATTCCTTatcaaatgaaaataactGGAGCGCATAAATGGTTCGTTTCGTCAGGTGTTGTATGCATGGATgtttgctggttttttttttttacacaattgGCTTATTATTCTTCACCTCCATCTGGTGCCGTGCTACAATTTGAATAATCTTGTTTCCGCCATATTTCCCTGTTTCATTATTCGCCTTTTTTTGCCTACCAAATAATCAGTTTGTTTATTGAAATGGTTGAAATTGTATCCTCATTGCCAGCCCCAACATTGCCAGATTTCAGCCTGATGCCCTCGATACTGATCGACAGCTTCCCCGTCGCGATGGTCGGCTACACCGTATCCGTCTCGATGGCCCTCATCTTTGCCAAGAAGGAAAACTACGAGATCGGTTTCAATCAGGAACTGTTTGCGATGGGCACCGGCAACGTGCTAGGTTCGTTCTTCTCCTGCTTCCCGTTCGCTGCCTCGCTGTCCCGGTCCTCCATCCAGTACTCGGTCGGCGGACGCACCCAGATCGCGTCCGTCATTTCCTGCGGTTTGCTAGCGATCGTGCTGCTGTGGGTAGGACCGTTCTTCGAACCGCTGCCACGCTGCGTACTGTCCGGCATTATCGTGGTATCGCTCAAGGGATTGCTGATGCAGGTGACGCAGCTAAAAAGCTTCTGGCGCCAGAGCTGGATCGACGGGATGGTATGGATACTGACGTTCCTTTCCGTTGTGCTGTTTGCGATTGATATCGGGCTGCTGGTGGGCATCGTGCTAAGCGTTTGCTGCATTTTCTTCCGCGCGCTCAAACCGTACACCTGCCTGCTTGGGAATGTGCCCAACACGGACATTTACTTGGATGTGAAGCGTTACGACGGGGTAAGGAAACATCCGGCAATGCACGCTTCTAGCAAACAACTTAATGTTTTCCGTTGTTTCAGCTGATTCAACACGCCGGCGTAAAGATATTCCGCTACTGTGGAGCACTTAATTTCGCTTCCCGCGCCGCCTTCAAAACAACGGTCTGTGAAACGCTTGGCATCAATCTTACCGAGGAGATTAAACGACGGAAGGATCCGGACTGGAAGCCTAGCGCGGAGCAGGCATGCCGGGTACTCGTTCTTGACTTTACCTCACTCAGCTCCATCGATCCGTCCGCCATCGGAACGTTTAAGGCGATGGTGCGCGAATTCGAAGTGCTGGACATACGGACCGTCCTGGCCGGTTGCCAGCCGCCAGTCTTTGAGGTTATGCAAAAGTGCGGATTAATCGGGGACATCGATAAACCGTACTGCCGGGTGCTTACCTCCGTCCATGACGCTGTACAGTATGCGCGGGAATACGTGGGAAATGGTTCGATTGGTGGAAGCGTCGTTTCCGCAGCTACCGGCATTGTGTAGCGTTTCGCCGGATGGCCGAATCCTTCGGTATCCTTCTCTACGTGCCATGTTGTAGATTGCCACACGGGTAGGCAATCGTTCGACTGTTAAGCAAGCCATCGGTACTTAACAATTACTGCCCGATGTTAGTGCAAAGTATTTTTCCATAGCGTTAGATTTCGGTTTTCCTCGGCAAACGCAGGTTCTGTATACAGAGATAGAAAATAGGAGATAGTGATAAATAGCATCATCTAGATGTAGAATGCGTTTTCTTTACCTGTTCCATAATATATATTTTAATGCAGTACAAGTATCGTTACCTCTGTTGATTTTCTATTCATTGATGACGATTTTGCTGTTGTGCgatattgatttttgtttacttaGCTTCTGGGAGCCGGTATACACGGCAATGtcggtattttttttgttgtaaataaAGGGATTTATTGTATGGAGCGCCAACCTCTCCAAAAATGTATAATCTTGTTCCGTACTATATAAATGTTCAGTTGAGAGCAAATAAGTAAGATCCAACTACGAAGCTTACAATTTCCCGATGTTACATGAATGTTTTCTGGCATGTATTGTAAAACTTGGGTTCATTTATGAAGAACATAGAAAACTATACCCTTTTAAGCATAAAATTTGCAATAAAGAATGATAATGTGACCCCCGGTGCTAAACACCACACGCATTTTTCTGTGCTTTTAATGCCATTGTAGCACGAATATTTGATATTAAatcgtaaaataaataaacggtAAATTATTCCCACACTAAGCAAAGTCTTTCTGTGCTAATTAATGCATATTTTGCACCAAAACTGCTAAAACAAATTGTTCAACggatttgtttacaaaaaatcCACTGTTGTAACGCCAACTTTTGGCGGCAGAAACGTTCCAAGCGATGAACGTAGCGATGTAAACACCTGCCATCATTGCTGCCAACATGACAGCGCGCGCGTCGACCGGTGGTTATAAAAGTAGGCCCCAGCCTGTCGACAGCGTTATTCGTGTGTGAAGAAGCAAGCATTGCGCATCGT from Anopheles stephensi strain Indian chromosome 2, UCI_ANSTEP_V1.0, whole genome shotgun sequence includes the following:
- the LOC118503722 gene encoding solute carrier family 26 member 10-like; this encodes MKLDSEGHESGIVNPTFYQELNEEQTSSETVAARDGALPPIATVSHPMYQQHQLNDAYQYRKPKRALHRELVASVRRMDAKTCCSTVFPLTTWLPEYSWSKDLVRDLISGCTVAVMHIPQGIGYALLANVPPIVGIYMAFFPVLVYFLFGTSRHNSMGTFAVVSIMVGKTVLAYTGTSEPGEPPRTALDVATAVCFVVGIMQLIMCVCRLGVISFLLSDTLVSGFTTGAAIHVVTSQIKDLLGLTLPSVGSMFEIIKTYIEIFKQIVNVNWAAIIISAITIIVLVFNNEILKPKVAKRSVIPIPIELITVIAGTLLSRYLHFQEKYSIKTIGTIPTGLPAPTLPDFSLMPSILIDSFPVAMVGYTVSVSMALIFAKKENYEIGFNQELFAMGTGNVLGSFFSCFPFAASLSRSSIQYSVGGRTQIASVISCGLLAIVLLWVGPFFEPLPRCVLSGIIVVSLKGLLMQVTQLKSFWRQSWIDGMVWILTFLSVVLFAIDIGLLVGIVLSVCCIFFRALKPYTCLLGNVPNTDIYLDVKRYDGLIQHAGVKIFRYCGALNFASRAAFKTTVCETLGINLTEEIKRRKDPDWKPSAEQACRVLVLDFTSLSSIDPSAIGTFKAMVREFEVLDIRTVLAGCQPPVFEVMQKCGLIGDIDKPYCRVLTSVHDAVQYAREYVGNGSIGGSVVSAATGIV